A single region of the Brassica rapa cultivar Chiifu-401-42 chromosome A03, CAAS_Brap_v3.01, whole genome shotgun sequence genome encodes:
- the LOC103861117 gene encoding zinc finger protein ZAT1 produces MYSLLNETRNCQVCKKSFPNGRALGGHMRSHTRKISASNAESATGSTVPTLKTLTKLAANIRPNETVLMRSVHTSEVGPEPDLKRGEGGQQIKGKRKFVVDVDECPSSLTAVEECALCLVAMSKGQRPENSQNWNAIDRLLATPNEKEEYTRKSIDIDSDDDDREDKDKYVASNVRVLTEDIDENEDEDDEDETYLVEKENQCKKKFTCDICGKVLHSYQALGGHRTSHRTKRLKICDKNGQAMVRHYKCEICGRVFGSGQALGGHKKVHYVFL; encoded by the coding sequence ATGTATTCACTTCTCAATGAAACAAGAAACTGTCAAGTGTGCAAGAAATCATTTCCAAATGGGAGAGCTTTAGGAGGCCACATGAGGTCCCACACTCGGAAAATTTCGGCATCAAACGCAGAATCAGCAACTGGCTCGACCGTCCCAACATTGAAGACACTCACCAAACTTGCAGCAAACATCAGACCTAATGAAACAGTTTTGATGAGATCTGTCCACACAAGTGAAGTTGGTCCGGAACCAGATCTAAAGAGAGGAGAAGGTGGACAACAAATAAAAGGCAAGAGAAAGTTCGTCGTGGATGTAGATGAGTGTCCGAGTTCTTTAACAGCTGTTGAAGAATGTGCTTTGTGTCTTGTAGCCATGTCTAAGGGACAGAGACCAGAAAATTCTCAGAATTGGAATGCTATTGACCGCTTGCTAGCAACTCcaaatgaaaaagaagaatataCTCGAAAGTCTATCGATATAGattctgatgatgatgacagAGAAGACAAAGATAAATATGTTGCTTCAAATGTGAGAGTCTTAACAGAAGACATCGATGAGAATGAAGATGAGGATGACGAGGATGAAACATATTTAGTTGAGAAGGAGAATCAGTGTAAGAAAAAATTTACGTGTGATATATGTGGAAAAGTTTTGCATTCGTATCAGGCATTAGGTGGTCATCGAACGAGTCACAGGACCAAACGGTTGAAGATTTGTGACAAGAATGGTCAAGCCATGGTTCGACATTACAAATGTGAAATATGTGGCAGAGTGTTTGGATCCGGTCAAGCACTTGGTGGTCACAAGAAGGTTCATTATGTGTTTCTATAA